Proteins from a genomic interval of Scophthalmus maximus strain ysfricsl-2021 chromosome 22, ASM2237912v1, whole genome shotgun sequence:
- the LOC118291701 gene encoding cilia- and flagella-associated protein 20-like: MSQNTFQSGFLSILYSIGSKPLKIWDKKVRNGHIKRITDKDIHSLVLEVEGTNISTTYITCPADPRKTLSIKLPFLVMIVKNLKKYFTFEVQVIDGKKVRRRFRASNYQSTTRVKPFICTMPMRLDDGWNQIQFNLSDFTRRAYGTNYVETLRVQIHANCRIRRVYFSDRLYSEDELPAEFKLYLPVQNQKAKQ; the protein is encoded by the exons atgtcccaaaacacatttcagagcGGATTCTTGTCGATACTGTACAGCATTGGAAGCAAACCTCTTAAGATATGGGACAAGAAG gtaaGAAATGGCCACATCAAGAGAATCACAGACAAGGACATTCACTCACTGGTGTTGGAGGTTGAAGGGACAAACATCAG CACCACCTACATAACATGTCCTGCAGACCCAAGGAAGACGTTGAGCATCAAACTTCCTTTTCTGGTCATGATCGTCAAGAACCTTAAGAAGTATTTCACCTTTGAAGTCCAG GTGATAGACGGTAAGAAGGTTCGACGGCGTTTCCGGGCGAGTAACTATCAGAGCACGACGCGGGTGAAGCCGTTCATCTGCACCATGCCCATGAGGCTGGACGACGGCTGGAACCAGATTCAGTTCAACCTGTCGGACTTCACCAGGAGGGCGTATGGAACTAATTATGTTGAGACGCTGCGTGTACAG ATCCACGCTAACTGTCGAATAAGGAGGGTGTACTTCTCCGACAGACTGTACTCTGAGGACGAGCTCCCAGCAGAGTTTAAACTCTATCTGCCCGTCCAGAACCAAAAGGCCAAG CAGTAG
- the hax1 gene encoding HCLS1-associated protein X-1 gives MSVFDLFRGFFGVTPGGHYRGRRDPFFDAMTHDEDDEEEEEEDGFYYDGHRGDQQPDPSDGAWRFGFSLGPDGFRAQEPPVFGQVLREMEEIFSLMGRWDGQPESGHLGVPSITPSPPSQDRVEKGGGGGSNGNTLRDFMFKTPDRDPGGPQPGLAGEPRYESRQFSKFHELWRQGLEKTRAEEHKGDRDLDSAVSSGGLDRILTPPAGETQKSQPKIRSFFQSVTVSKVVKPDGTVEERRTVRDGQGNEETTVTRSGGPGTLEGPDDPTTPVLPGGQRPFSHMRDDDSLFSKFFGGFK, from the exons ATGAGTGTGTTCGACTTATTTCGCGGGTTCTTCGGAGTAACACCCGGGGGCCACTACCGCGGCCGAAG GGACCCCTTCTTCGATGCCATGACccatgatgaggatgatgaggaggaggaggaggaggatggtttCTACTATGACGGGCACCGGGGGGACCAGCAGCCGGATCCCTCTGACGGTGCCTGGAGGTTTGGCTTCAGTCTGGGCCCAGATGGGTTCAGGGCCCAGGAGCCTCCGGTGTTCGGCCAAGTCCTccgggagatggaggagatatTTTCCCTAATGGGCCGCTGGGACGGACAGCCAGAGTCTGGACACCTTG GTGTCCCCAGTATCACGCCGTCGCCACCGTCTCAGGACAGAGttgagaaaggaggaggagggggatccAATGGGAACACCCTGAGAGACTTTATGTTTAAAACCCCTGACAGGGACCCAGGAGGGCCCCAACCAGGGCTGGCTGGAGAGCCCAGATATGAAAGCCGCCAATTCTCCAAG ttcCATGAGCTTTGGAGACAGGGGCTTGAGAAAACCCGAGCAGAGGAGCACAAAGGAGACAGAG acCTGGACTCTGCAGTGTCCTCCGGGGGCCTGGATCGGATTTTGacgccacctgctggtgagACGCAGAAGAGCCAGCCCAAAATCCGATCATTCTTCCAGTCAGTCACCGTCTCCAAGGTGGTGAAACCTGATGGG ACTGTAGAGGAGAGGCGGACAGTTCGAGACGGCCAAGGCAATGAGGAAACCACTGTGACCCGCTCAGGAGGTCCTGGGACCCTGGAGGGACCAGACGATCCAACTACACCTGTTCTGCCAG GTGGTCAACGCCCCTTTTCACACATGCGGGATGACGACTCCTTATTTTCCAAGTTTTTCGGAGGGTTTAAATAA
- the ubap2l gene encoding ubiquitin-associated protein 2-like isoform X10: MGNMELEESARLEYSAGEGTNYPPKFDSAPGAWRTPTEEWGTEDWNEDLSETKIFTASSVASLPLPQENVTITKGQRIDLAVLLGKTPPSSSSEAENPPMEATQPSSLSQSLVFSNSKQGAPLSQTTSSTPYTQHSMVSMLSKGFGDVGDPKGGSTGTTGSQFLEQYKTAQALAQLAAQHSQTGPPNTTPSSWDTSATSLGQYDMKTQTESVVHSPFTKRQPYQATTATSSMLDVFLPPSSSVPTSSSLPQQTTSSPHAVPPPASSLPKMAAVPSLGQQVSPSSSDAHGSSPLPLQQHKLKQQKKRTSITTKIPAMAVEMPGSADISGLNLQFGALQFGSEPVLSEYESTATTTTPANQVQNSLYTSPSSESTPALSNSSQVDLYDQRAPQTRRYPPSVSSSPQKEMQPKNGFSSIQATQSVEAAVGSAGSVKPASNTASAASVSSMGTLTDSGPVPASLLATSNQVSLSAMGHSEDLSPSTMPPPQHNNSHPSQQNNLAPSSVRSSNSSLMHPSVDGDSSLHTSSFPSSVSTVQSSSVPSSSSMAASAHVSLGGPQTSSVGPATVSAPSGLCPVSSLAMGLNTASMGVPAGVSVSATASTIPSSANSSSTRSSAASSGKAPPNLPPGVPPLLPNPYIMAPGLLHAYPPQVYGYDDLQMLQTRIPLDYYSIPFAAPTTALTGREASLTNNPYSGDLSKFGRGDASSPAPATTLAQTQQNQTQTHHTTQQTFLNPALPPGYSYTSLPYYTGMPGLPNTFQYGPAVFPVAPTSSKQHGVNVGVNASATPFQQASGYGSHGYSTGYEDVGQASGSGDFCKGGYGTAVAAAASAQNKQASSVTGPGVGVSVTSSNTGVPDISGSVYTKTQQSFEKQGFHAGTPAASFSLPSALGSGGPINPSAAAAAYAPAPFMHILAPHQQPHSQILHHHLQQDGQSGTGQRSQNASIQQKSQINKSAYNSYNWGAN, encoded by the exons GGTTGGAATACTCTGCAGGAGAGGGAACAAATTACCCACCCAAGTTTGACTCTGCTCCTG GTGCGTGGAGGACTCCCACGGAGGAGTGGGGCACTGAAGACTGGAATGAGGAT ctTTCAGAGACCAAGATATTCACAGCATCCAGTGTGGCGTCTTTGCCTCTGCCTCAAGAGAATGTTACCATCACCAAAGGACAGAG GATTGACCTTGCAGTGCTCCTGGGGAAGactcccccatcctcctcctccgaggcAGAAAACCCCCCCATGGAGGCCACCCAGCCTTCCTCCTTGTCCCAGTCACTGGTTTTCAGCAATTCCAAGCAAGGGGCCCCGCTCTCCCAAACAACTTCCAGCACCCCTTACACCCAGCACAGCATG GTCAGCATGCTGAGCAAGGGATTCGGGGATGTAGGAGATCCTAAAGGAGGCAGCACAGGGACCACCGGCTCTCAGTTCCTGGAGCAGTATAAAACAGCCCAGGCGCTGGCCCAGCTGGCAGCCCAGCATTCCCAGACGGGACCTCCAAACACAACCCCTTCATCCTGGGACACCAGTGCCACTTCACTGGGACAATATG ATATGAAGACTCAGACCGAGTCTGTGGTCCATTCGCCCTTTACAAAGCGGCAGCCCTACCAGGCCACCACCGCAACATCGTCCATGTTGGATGTTTTCCTGCCTCCTTCCTCGTCTGTCCCCACGTCTTCTTCGTTACCCCAACAAACAACATCCTCACCCCACGCAGTGCCTCCGCCTGCGTCATCCCTTCCCAAAATGGCAGCAGTCCCGTCTCTAGGTCAGCAAGTTTCTCCAAGTTCTTCAGATGCCCATGGTTCAAGTCCACTGCCTTTGCAgcaacacaaactcaaacagcagaaaaagagGACCTCCATTACAACAAAG aTTCCGGCCATGGCAGTGGAGATGCCCGGCTCAGCAGATATTTCAGGCCTAAATCTCCAGTTTGGAGCTCTGCAGTTTGGGTCAGAACCAGTTCTGTCAGAGTACGAGTCCACCGCTACCACCACAACACCAGCCAACCAGGTTCAGAACAGTCTCTACACGAGCCCCAGCAG TGAGTCGACTCCAGCTCTTTCCAACTCCAGCCAGGTGGACCTGTACGATCAGAGAGCGCCTCAGACACGACGCTACCctccttcagtctcctcctcccctcagaaGGAAATGCAGCCAAAG aatggCTTCAGTTCAATACAAGCAACGCAATCTGTGGAAG CTGCAGTAGGCTCTGCAGGCTCAGTCAAGCCGGCCTCTAATACAGCCTCGGCGGCATCTGTCTCCAGCATGGGCACTTTGACTGACAGCGGCCCAGTCCCTGCCTCCTTGTTGGCTACATCCAATCAGGTGTCCCTAAGTGCTATGGGGCACAGTGAAGATCTGTCTCCAAGCACCATGCCTCCCCCTCAGCACAACAA CTCTCACCCATCACAACAGAACAACCTTGCTCCATCTTCAGTCCGGTCGTCCAACTCAAGCTTAATG CATCCCAGTGTAGACGGTGACTCGAGCCTACacacctcctccttcccttcttccGTCTCAACCGTGCAATCTTCATCagtcccctcctcttcctcgatGGCTGCCTCCGCGCACGTGTCCCTTGGGGGCCCTCAGACCTCCTCGGTGGGCCCAGCCACGGTTTCAGCCCCTTCCGGCCTCTGCCCCGTCAGCAGTCTGGCCATGGGCCTCAACACTGCCTCCATGGGTGTTCCAGCTGGAGTTTCAGTCTCCGCCACAGCTTCAACCATTCCCTCTTCAGCAAATTCCTCTTCCACACGCAGCTCTGCGGCGTCCTCAG GGAAAGCACCTCCGAACCTGCCACCCGGAGTGCCCCCTCTACTGCCCAACCCCTACATCATGGCCCCAGGACTACTGCATGCCTATCCT CCTCAGGTGTACGGCTACGATGACCTACAGATGCTTCAGACAAGAATACCGCTG gATTATTACAGTATTCCCTTTGCAGCGCCCACAACTGCACTGACTGGCAGAGAGGCCAGTCTGACGAACAACCCTTATTCTG GCGACCTGTCAAAGTTTGGTCGAGGTGATGCATCATCCCCGGCGCCAGCCACCACGTTGGCTCAGACacaacagaaccagacccagacgCATCACACAACGCAGCAGACCTTCCTCAACCCGGCGCTGCCGCCTGGCTACAGCTACACAAGCCTTCCATACTACACTGGCATGCCCGGGCTGCCCAATACCTTCCAGTACGGACCTGCTGTGTTTccg GTGGCTCCTACCTCGTCAAAGCAGCACGGTGTAAATGTCGGCGTCAACGCCTCGGCTACACCTTTCCAGCAGGCTAGTGGATATGGTTCCCATGGATACAGCACTG GCTATGAGGATGTGGGCCAGGCTTCAGGGAGTGGGGATTTCTGTAAGGGCGGATACGGCACTGCCGTGGCCGCTGCCGCTTCTGCACAAAACAAGCAAGCCAGCTCCGTCACCGGGCCTGGAGTCG GAGTCTCCGTGACATCGAGCAACACAGGGGTACCAGATATTTCAGGGTCTGTTTACACAAAGACGCAG cagTCTTTTGAGAAGCAGGGTTTCCACGCTGGCACGCCGGCAGCTTCATTCAGCCTGCCCTCGGCTTTGGGCAGCGGGGGACCCATCAACCCctcggcggctgctgctgcctacGCCCCGGCCCCATTCATGCACATCCTGGCACCGCACCAACAGCCCCATTCTCAAATTCTGCACCACCACCTGCAGCAGGACGGACAG agcgGCACTGGACAGCGCAGCCAGAATGCTTCCATTCAGCAGAAGTCTCAGATCAACAAGTCAGCATACAACAGCTACAACTGGGGTGCAAactaa